The proteins below are encoded in one region of Oncorhynchus clarkii lewisi isolate Uvic-CL-2024 chromosome 33, UVic_Ocla_1.0, whole genome shotgun sequence:
- the LOC139393040 gene encoding transcription factor E2F7-like produces the protein MEVECLALRDLISPKKSKADMEEVGSRNDQKENRCVERRRTTPHKMDTTATMLLYGSKPPTPEHLQSTPVKPSERGAPPHADPWTPTANLRMLISAASPDIRDREMKKVLFRPIENERAVEDVEVDGPCQFDVVDEEEEEGERKPSRKQKSLGLLCQKFLALYPDYPTSDTISISLDEVSTSLGVERRRIYDIVNVLESLMIVGRVAKNQYVWYGRRRLGSTLAELQRMGRRQRYHLHMEQAGEGGHREGATTHTPEEGGEGDSSCAAASTRKDKSLRIMSQKFVMLFLVSRTQTVTLDVAAKILIEESQDPASHSKYKTKVRRLYDIANVLTSLGLIKKVHVREERGRKPAFKWIGPADFHSRHEDSEAVAAIALPEAIALPEAIALPGGRKQKLARHASFNVVPTSVASQRRVNSAPSSPRREVTGLLPQSVDYSRSCVSNSAVCRLQFGTSVTGVSHPSGGLQSPAHSDGNSLLCSPGLAPLAVPVHPEGSYVGPLSPHPHHMAYLPSLSQASVVMLYGGPEAQDGLDCLTTEVQRSPGSRSRENILEKRKKDEGVEEKRESPETELSEKRRRVEGRSVEGNSCQMTTSPRTSSLGHPGGLVREEALLRVLRDGEVGRQSPHNNLVRPSHYLYVPNSAGLNSLNFLLSAGQTTGGLTLPAGTLPYVLVSSSTLSPYPLMANRGDANLNFNMSTMMSPACFVVGSAGPYTVAGAPEFNGGAVAPALSSPEQHPLFGSAPIPPHSPLETRPSLTFNQTEAQTPQTPKEEAAAGGGSKAFFQTPGTLGMATTTPVARRRGSAQRRLDISQPLTN, from the exons GAGAACAGATGTGTCGAGCGAAGAAGAACCACCCCTCACAAGATGGACACCACGGCCACCATGCTGCTGTATGGCAGTAAGCCTCCCACCCCGGAACACCTCCAGAGCACCCCTGTTAAGCCTTCTGAGCGGGGGGCCCCTCCCCACGCGGACCCCTGGACCCCCACGGCCAACCTCAGGATGCTCATCAGTGCTGCCAGCCCTGACATCCGCgacagagagatgaagaaggTGCTGTTTAGGCCCATTGAGAATGAGAGAGCAGTGGAGGATGTCGAGGTGGATGGCCCGTGCCAG tttgatgtggtggacgaggaggaggaagagggggaaaggAAGCCCAGCAGGAAGCAGAAGAGCCTGGGCCTGCTGTGCCAGAAGTTCCTGGCCCTGTATCCGGACTATCCAACCTCTGACACCATCAGTATCTCATTGGATGAGGTGTCTACCAGCCTGG ggGTGGAGCGGCGGCGGATCTACGACATCGTAAACGTCCTGGAGTCTCTGATGATCGTGGGGCGCGTGGCTAAGAACCAGTACGTGTGGTACGGGCGGCGGCGCCTGGGGTCCACCCTGGCCGAGCTGCAGAGGATGGGCAGGCGGCAGCGCTACCACCTGCACATGGAGCAGGCCGGGGAGGGTGGTCACAGAGAGGGAGCCACCACACACACCCCAGAGGAGGGAGGTGAAGGAGACTCCAGCTGTG CGGCCGCCAGCACGAGGAAAGACAAGTCCCTACGCATCATGAGTCAGAAGTTTGTCATGCTCTTCCTGGTGTCCAGGACCCAGACGGTCACTCTGGACGTGGCCGCCAAAATCCTCATTGAGGAAAGCCAGGACCCCGCCAGCCACAGCAAGTACAAAA CTAAGGTGCGGCGGCTGTATGACATCGCCAACGTCCTGACGAGTCTGGGATTGATCAAGAAGGTCCACGtccgggaggagagggggaggaagccTGCGTTCAAGTGGATCGGCCCGGCAGACTTCCACAGCAGACATG AGGACTCAGAGGCTGTGGCGGCCATCGCTCTTCCGGAGGCCATCGCTCTTCCGGAGGCCATTGCTCTTCCGGGCGGCAGGAAACAGAAGCTGGCACGCCATGCCTCCTTCAATGTGGTGCCCACCTCCGTGGCCAGCCAACGCCGTGTCAACTCGGCTCCCAGCAGCCCACGCAGAGAGGTCACGG GTCTGCTTCCCCAGTCAGTGGACTATTCCAGAAGTTGTGTGAGCAACAGCGCTGTGTGCCGGCTGCAGTTTGGAACCTCTGTTACAGG TGTCTCCCACCCCAGCGGCGGACTTCAGAGCCCCGCCCACAGTGACGGCAACTCCCTGCTCTGCTCCCCGGGCCTAGCCCCCCTGGCCGTGCCCGTCCACCCAGAGGGTTCATACGTGGgacccctgtctccccatccccaccaCATGGCCTATCTACCCAGCCTGTCCCAGGCCTCGGTGGTCATGCTGTACGGAGGTCCGGAGGCGCAGGATGGGCTTGACTGCCTGACCACGGAAGTTCAAAGGTCACCGGGGTCAAGGTCCAGAGAGAACAtcctggagaagaggaagaaggatgaaggagtggaggagaagagggagtcaCCTGAGACAGAGCTATCTGAAAAG agaaggagagtggagggaaggagtGTGGAGGGAAACAGCTGTCAGATGACCACCAGCCCAAGGACCAGCTCCCTAGGACACCCAGGGGGGCTAGTCAGGGAAGAGGCCCTATTGAGAGTCCTCAGAGACGGGGAGGTGGGCAGACAGAGCCCCCACAACAACCTGGTCCGGCCTTCACACTACCTCTATGTGCCTAACTCTGCAG gtCTCAACAGTCTCAACTTCCTCCTCTCTGCTGGTCAGACGACAGGCGGCCTGACTCTACCTGCTGGCACCCTGCCCTATGTCCTTGtgtcctcctccaccctctccccctaCCCACTCATGGCCAACCGGGGCGATGCCAATCTCAATTTCAACATGTCCACCATGATGTCCCCCGCCTGCTTCGTGGTGGGATCCGCCGGGCCCTACACAGTGGCCGGAGCCCCGGAGTTCAATGGGGGGGCAGTGGCGCCGGCCCTCTCCAGTCCAGAGCAGCACCCGCTGTTCGGGTCGGCACCCATACCTCCACATTCTCCCTTGGAGACCAGGCCGTCTCTGACCTTCAACCAGACAGAGGCACAG ACACCACAGACTCCCAAGGAGGAGGCGGCAGCTGGCGGTGGCTCCAAGGCCTTCTTCCAGACGCCAGGGACCCTGGGAATGGCCACCACAACCCCCGTGGCCCGCCGACGAGGCTCCGCCCAGAGGAGGCTGGACATCAGCCAACCACTGACCAATTAG